The Methanocella arvoryzae MRE50 genome includes a region encoding these proteins:
- a CDS encoding GNAT family N-acetyltransferase translates to MMVETGEMKIEIRAERAGDEASIREVGFLAFGDDGNICIVDVLRKSPSYDRELSLVSVISDSIVGPDSIVGPDSIVGHILFNPMVIRTPDGEVPALYLGPIAVRPELQRQGIGSALMRAGLEKCREKGHRIVLLSGHPEYYPRFGFTPARDRGLEAPEWIPDEAFMVLELVPGALNGVRGTAIIPYEFPESE, encoded by the coding sequence ATGATGGTTGAGACAGGGGAAATGAAGATCGAGATAAGGGCAGAACGGGCCGGTGACGAAGCGTCTATCCGAGAAGTCGGCTTCCTCGCTTTCGGGGATGACGGCAACATCTGCATCGTCGACGTCCTGCGAAAATCGCCGTCATACGACAGGGAGCTATCCCTCGTATCCGTCATCTCCGACAGTATTGTCGGCCCCGACAGTATTGTCGGCCCCGACAGTATTGTCGGCCATATCCTGTTCAACCCGATGGTGATCCGGACCCCGGACGGCGAAGTGCCTGCCCTGTACCTCGGCCCCATCGCCGTCAGGCCTGAGCTTCAGCGGCAGGGCATCGGCTCGGCGCTCATGCGGGCGGGGCTGGAAAAATGCAGGGAGAAAGGGCACCGGATCGTTTTACTCTCCGGTCACCCAGAATACTATCCCCGGTTCGGCTTTACGCCGGCCAGAGACAGGGGATTGGAAGCGCCAGAGTGGATACCAGATGAGGCATTCATGGTGCTCGAACTTGTGCCGGGTGCCTTGAACGGCGTACGCGGAACGGCTATAATACCTTACGAGTTCCCCGAATCGGAGTAA
- a CDS encoding damage-control phosphatase ARMT1 family protein: protein MKTSPQCAPCLLNRVLYEAELSTKDPELRFKAVQGGLEFLNENFYPGADAIKISTGIHRKAYNILGDKDPYRELKILSNKLAMEAVPYVRQQMDGLMPEERFRLAVLATIIGNTFDFGVQGHDVETGDFMAFYERMVEQGLDIDHTAEIRKLAMNSDVLYIVDNCGEIYFDELLIEELKALGAKVTLVVRGEYILTDVTMEDVVRMGLDKKVDRVLTTGSNAVGVSLEEAPAELIEALETYPLIISKGMANYESLGERGFKNMAYLLRAKCETVAAAIGARKGYNVAKLVL, encoded by the coding sequence ATGAAGACGAGTCCACAGTGCGCGCCCTGCCTGCTCAACAGGGTGCTCTACGAGGCGGAGCTTTCGACGAAAGACCCCGAGCTGCGGTTCAAGGCAGTACAGGGAGGCCTCGAGTTCCTGAACGAGAACTTCTACCCCGGCGCTGACGCCATCAAAATTTCCACGGGCATCCACCGGAAAGCCTACAATATCCTGGGCGATAAGGACCCGTACAGGGAGCTGAAGATCCTGAGCAACAAGCTGGCCATGGAGGCCGTGCCTTATGTCAGGCAGCAGATGGACGGGCTGATGCCCGAAGAGAGATTCCGGCTCGCAGTGCTGGCCACCATCATCGGCAACACCTTCGACTTCGGAGTGCAGGGGCATGACGTGGAAACCGGGGACTTCATGGCTTTCTACGAGAGAATGGTGGAGCAGGGCCTTGACATCGACCACACGGCGGAGATCAGGAAGCTCGCCATGAACAGCGACGTTCTCTACATTGTCGACAACTGCGGCGAGATCTACTTCGACGAACTGCTCATCGAGGAGCTGAAGGCTCTCGGCGCAAAGGTCACTTTAGTTGTCAGGGGAGAGTACATACTGACCGACGTCACCATGGAAGACGTGGTCCGCATGGGCCTGGACAAAAAGGTCGACAGGGTGCTGACTACTGGCTCCAACGCCGTGGGAGTCAGCCTCGAGGAAGCCCCGGCCGAGCTGATCGAGGCGCTGGAGACGTATCCGCTCATCATCAGCAAGGGCATGGCCAACTACGAGTCGCTGGGCGAGCGCGGGTTCAAAAACATGGCCTACCTGCTCCGGGCCAAGTGCGAAACGGTTGCGGCGGCCATCGGCGCCAGAAAAGGGTATAACGTCGCTAAATTAGTGCTATAA
- a CDS encoding glycosyltransferase family 4 protein gives MESLRIAMFSWESLYGLKVGGIAPHVTGLAEALAGRGHEVHVFTRDGGCGPYDIVNDVRYHRVSCSTCSGIVGQMDRMCGDMAEQLLATERLAGKFDVLHGHDWHPVTALARLKSKARRDFVFTFHSTEWGRNGNRHSGTYEHAEISHREWLAGYEAKAIIVTSPILKREVRSLYRIPSEKLHLIPNGITPGTVRRSVDAGEIKRKYGIHPFAPMALFVGRMRYQKGPDLLVEAVPHVLRRRWDVKFLFAGEGDHREACQRMAHELGIAESCRFPGYVPDDDLKDLYNACDLLVVPSRNEPFGIVVLEAWDAGKPVIGTDAVPLIDNFVNGIKARLYPESLAWCINEVIGKPKALQWMGAQGRKMIERVYNWGSVAEKTERVYRSL, from the coding sequence ATGGAATCTCTGCGCATCGCCATGTTCTCCTGGGAGAGCCTCTACGGCCTGAAAGTCGGAGGGATCGCCCCTCACGTCACCGGGCTGGCGGAGGCGCTGGCCGGCCGGGGCCACGAGGTGCACGTGTTCACCCGGGACGGGGGCTGCGGGCCATACGATATCGTCAACGACGTGAGGTACCACAGGGTTTCATGCAGCACTTGCAGCGGGATCGTAGGCCAGATGGACCGGATGTGCGGGGACATGGCAGAGCAGTTGCTCGCGACAGAGCGGCTGGCCGGGAAGTTCGACGTACTGCACGGCCACGACTGGCATCCCGTAACCGCGCTGGCGAGGCTGAAGAGCAAGGCCCGCCGGGACTTCGTCTTCACGTTTCACTCCACCGAATGGGGACGCAACGGCAACAGACATTCTGGCACCTACGAGCACGCAGAAATTTCTCACCGGGAGTGGCTGGCCGGCTACGAGGCGAAGGCTATAATCGTCACTTCTCCCATCCTGAAGCGGGAAGTCCGGTCGCTTTATCGTATTCCGTCAGAAAAGCTGCACCTGATCCCCAACGGCATCACTCCGGGCACTGTCCGCCGCTCTGTCGACGCAGGAGAGATCAAGCGAAAGTACGGGATCCATCCATTCGCGCCCATGGCGCTGTTCGTGGGCAGGATGAGGTACCAGAAAGGCCCCGACCTGCTAGTGGAGGCGGTGCCCCACGTACTGCGCAGGCGGTGGGACGTGAAGTTCCTGTTCGCAGGCGAGGGCGACCACCGGGAAGCCTGCCAGCGAATGGCGCACGAGCTCGGGATAGCCGAGTCCTGCCGGTTCCCCGGCTACGTTCCTGACGACGACCTCAAGGACCTGTATAACGCCTGCGATCTGCTCGTGGTGCCGTCGAGGAACGAGCCCTTCGGCATCGTGGTACTGGAGGCCTGGGACGCCGGCAAGCCCGTCATCGGCACCGACGCAGTCCCCCTCATCGACAACTTCGTCAACGGCATCAAAGCCCGGCTGTATCCTGAATCACTCGCCTGGTGCATCAATGAGGTGATCGGCAAGCCGAAGGCGCTACAGTGGATGGGCGCCCAGGGGCGGAAGATGATTGAAAGAGTATACAACTGGGGCAGTGTGGCTGAGAAGACGGAAAGAGTGTACAGGAGTCTGTAA